In Polaromonas sp. JS666, one genomic interval encodes:
- a CDS encoding ABC transporter ATP-binding protein — protein sequence MNSPITSSNAPSTASITPRLDVRHLSTFFDTDEGLIRSVADVSFSIRPGKTTALVGESGSGKSVTSLTLMRLLSRTAATQVSGQALFTNRAGETLDLLALPEPAMRRIRGNEIAMIFQEPMTSLNPVFTVGEQIAESVRLHMGLDRSAALAHALRMLELVEIPAAAQRLHEYPHQLSGGMRQRVMIALAMACNPTLLIADEPTTALDVTIQAQILELMRRLQAETGMSILFITHNLGVVAHHADDVAVMYAGRIVESAPVRELFALPRHPYTQGLLACLPAQQRKRELAAGEVGSRRRLYAIRGQVSSPLAPPPGCAFEPRCDHALAACREAMPALESAGPHRSARCILVREPATVPTLPVETA from the coding sequence ATGAATTCGCCCATCACCTCTTCCAATGCGCCGTCTACCGCGTCGATTACCCCGCGGCTCGATGTCCGCCATCTGAGCACCTTTTTCGACACCGACGAGGGCCTGATCCGTTCGGTGGCCGACGTCAGCTTCAGCATTCGCCCCGGCAAGACCACGGCGCTGGTGGGCGAGTCTGGCTCCGGCAAATCGGTGACCAGCCTGACCCTGATGCGCCTGCTGTCACGCACCGCCGCCACGCAGGTCAGCGGTCAGGCGCTCTTCACCAACCGCGCCGGCGAAACCCTGGACCTGCTGGCCCTGCCCGAGCCGGCCATGCGCCGCATCCGCGGCAATGAAATCGCCATGATCTTCCAGGAGCCCATGACCAGCCTGAACCCCGTCTTCACGGTGGGCGAGCAGATTGCCGAGTCGGTGCGCCTGCACATGGGGCTGGACCGCAGCGCCGCGCTGGCCCATGCCCTGCGCATGCTGGAGCTGGTGGAGATTCCGGCCGCCGCGCAGCGCCTGCACGAGTACCCGCACCAGCTGTCGGGCGGCATGCGCCAGCGCGTCATGATTGCGCTGGCCATGGCTTGCAACCCCACGCTGCTGATTGCCGACGAGCCGACCACGGCGCTGGATGTGACCATCCAGGCGCAGATCCTGGAGCTGATGCGGCGCCTGCAGGCCGAGACCGGCATGAGTATTTTGTTCATCACGCACAACCTCGGCGTCGTCGCGCACCATGCCGATGACGTGGCGGTGATGTATGCGGGCCGCATCGTCGAGTCGGCGCCCGTGCGCGAGCTGTTTGCCTTGCCGCGCCATCCCTACACGCAGGGCCTGCTGGCCTGCCTGCCGGCGCAGCAGCGCAAGCGCGAACTGGCCGCCGGTGAGGTGGGTTCCAGGCGCCGCTTGTACGCCATTCGGGGCCAGGTCTCCAGCCCGCTCGCGCCGCCGCCCGGCTGCGCGTTCGAGCCCCGCTGCGACCATGCCCTGGCGGCCTGCCGCGAGGCCATGCCGGCGCTGGAAAGTGCCGGCCCGCACCGCAGCGCACGCTGCATTCTGGTCCGCGAGCCTGCAACTGTTCCAACTCTTCCCGTGGAGACCGCATGA
- a CDS encoding MurR/RpiR family transcriptional regulator codes for MTSKVLAKIAEVIAIAPTSRRKVLALILQDPQRVLDESFEQLAQRAGSSVPTVMRTCRDLGYPGLREFKLALAQEMAVSGSPLHRRVQLHDDAEEVISKVIKGAATAVSGVQAQLSVAAVEAAADAIVRASRVDCYSVGVTSSFMASDMQARLFRLGLVSNAYLDIHLQLVSAATIGKQGVVFAISHVGGMPSLLEAVDVARSQGATVIALTQQGTALAERADIVLGIHVPEDPVMHVGTEAYLVHLTVIEIVTVLVAQRLGDLAVKRLGGVRDVLSTRGVDMRHYPRLDWDTVTAVKESKLK; via the coding sequence ATGACTTCCAAAGTGCTTGCCAAAATTGCCGAGGTCATCGCAATCGCGCCCACCTCCCGGCGCAAGGTGCTGGCGCTGATCCTGCAAGACCCGCAACGGGTGCTCGATGAAAGTTTTGAGCAGCTGGCGCAGCGCGCCGGCAGCTCGGTGCCCACGGTGATGCGCACCTGCCGCGATCTGGGCTACCCGGGCCTGCGCGAGTTCAAGCTCGCGCTGGCGCAGGAAATGGCCGTCAGCGGCTCGCCCCTGCACCGCCGGGTGCAGCTGCATGACGACGCAGAGGAGGTCATCTCCAAGGTCATCAAGGGTGCGGCCACGGCCGTCAGCGGCGTGCAGGCCCAGCTCAGCGTGGCTGCGGTGGAGGCGGCGGCCGACGCCATCGTGCGTGCCAGCCGGGTCGATTGCTACAGCGTCGGCGTGACCTCCAGCTTCATGGCCTCCGACATGCAGGCCCGGCTGTTCCGGCTGGGGCTGGTGTCCAACGCCTACCTCGACATTCATTTGCAGCTGGTGTCCGCGGCCACCATCGGCAAGCAGGGCGTGGTGTTTGCCATCTCGCACGTGGGCGGCATGCCGTCGTTGCTCGAAGCGGTAGACGTGGCCCGCTCGCAAGGCGCCACGGTGATCGCCCTGACCCAGCAGGGGACCGCGCTGGCCGAGCGGGCCGACATTGTGCTCGGCATCCATGTGCCGGAAGACCCGGTCATGCATGTGGGCACCGAGGCCTACCTGGTCCACCTCACCGTGATTGAAATCGTCACCGTGCTGGTGGCGCAGCGCCTGGGTGACCTGGCCGTCAAACGCCTGGGCGGCGTGCGCGACGTGCTCAGCACGCGCGGCGTGGACATGCGGCACTATCCCAGGCTCGATTGGGACACGGTCACCGCCGTCAAGGAAAGCAAACTCAAATGA
- a CDS encoding amino acid deaminase, with translation MTTLQDILDPQIDRSFKGFPHTSPALRRSQIAAQHWRVLDGDLPLPVALVKQQALQHNLSWMQRFATDRGIDMAPHGKTTMSPQLLKRQLDAGAWGLTFATVAQLRAGVLAGARRCMIANQVFTAADLAGIQDMQREYAGLRIAFLVDSAAQLELIEAWHASQQDAQTPVRPFEVLLEIGVEGGRTGCRNQHDALTLAQRVHASPACRLVGIECYEGLGATGQSDPDEAYAGALMQRVCDIAIACDQQHFFDNEEVLVSAGGSAIFDLVANRLKPELSQPVRGLLRSGCYVTHDHGFYKRMVSTVNSRLGCGDGLQAALEVWAAVQSCPEPGLAILAVGKRDISYDLDLPVPLGFCKPGDRGVTGAPADWKIGGLNDQHAYLRGTGPEHAALKVGDLVALGISHPCTTFDKWRWMPVVDENYTVCDALVTCF, from the coding sequence ATGACCACACTGCAAGACATTCTCGATCCGCAGATCGACCGCTCCTTCAAGGGATTTCCGCACACCAGCCCTGCGCTGCGCCGTTCGCAGATTGCCGCCCAGCACTGGCGCGTGCTCGACGGCGACCTGCCGCTGCCCGTGGCGCTGGTCAAGCAGCAGGCCCTGCAGCACAACCTGTCCTGGATGCAGCGCTTCGCCACCGACCGGGGCATCGACATGGCGCCGCATGGCAAGACCACCATGTCGCCGCAACTGCTCAAGCGCCAGCTCGATGCGGGCGCCTGGGGCCTGACCTTTGCCACCGTCGCCCAGTTGCGTGCCGGCGTCTTGGCGGGCGCGCGCCGCTGCATGATTGCCAACCAGGTCTTCACCGCGGCAGACCTCGCCGGCATTCAGGACATGCAGCGCGAGTACGCAGGCTTGCGCATTGCCTTTCTGGTGGATTCGGCGGCACAGCTGGAGCTTATTGAGGCCTGGCATGCGTCGCAACAGGATGCGCAAACGCCGGTGCGGCCTTTTGAGGTGCTGCTGGAAATCGGTGTCGAGGGCGGCCGCACCGGCTGCCGCAACCAGCACGATGCCCTGACGCTGGCCCAACGCGTTCATGCCAGCCCGGCTTGCCGCCTGGTCGGCATCGAGTGTTACGAAGGCCTGGGCGCGACCGGTCAGTCCGACCCGGACGAGGCCTATGCGGGGGCGCTGATGCAGCGCGTGTGCGACATCGCCATTGCCTGCGACCAGCAGCATTTTTTTGACAATGAGGAAGTGCTGGTCTCGGCCGGCGGTTCGGCGATTTTTGACCTGGTGGCCAACCGCCTCAAACCCGAACTCTCGCAACCTGTGCGCGGCCTGTTGCGCTCGGGCTGCTACGTCACGCATGACCACGGTTTTTACAAACGCATGGTGAGCACGGTCAATTCACGCCTCGGCTGCGGCGATGGCCTGCAGGCCGCGCTGGAAGTCTGGGCGGCGGTGCAGTCCTGCCCCGAGCCGGGTCTGGCGATTCTTGCGGTCGGCAAGCGCGACATTTCCTACGATCTGGATTTGCCCGTGCCGCTGGGCTTTTGCAAACCCGGCGACCGCGGCGTTACCGGTGCACCCGCCGACTGGAAGATCGGCGGCCTGAACGACCAGCATGCCTACTTGCGCGGCACCGGCCCCGAGCATGCGGCGCTCAAGGTGGGCGACCTGGTGGCGCTGGGCATTTCGCACCCCTGCACCACGTTTGACAAATGGCGCTGGATGCCCGTGGTGGATGAGAACTACACCGTGTGCGATGCCCTCGTAACCTGTTTCTGA
- a CDS encoding N-acyl-D-amino-acid deacylase family protein has protein sequence MTRATLLESGLVIDGTGAEGWIGDVLLMDGRIAALGKNLSDQLPEGLKPEEVARIDCTGLAIAPGFIDVHTHDDAIVLKQPDMLPKVSQGITTVITGNCGISLLPFIVDNPEPPLNLLGADSFRFDSVQSYERAIIQAQPAVNVAVLIGHTTLRFACMGDLTRAASASELDAMCALLTQCMESGATGMSSGLFYEPAFAAPAQEVVRLAQVVSRFGGVYSTHLRDEMATIVEALHEAGDTAFSAGVPLIVSHHKCAGPANWGRTQQTLPLIESLARRQPVAMDVYPYVAGSTVLREDLVDGVIDVLVSWSTPHPEMTGRTLASIAAEWGVDQKAVCRRLQPGGACYFQMHEDDVRRVVAHPLTMIGSDGLPHDQHPHPRLWGAFPRVLARYWREEKLFSLETAIYKMTGLSARNFRLHQRGQLQPGWHADVVVLDPARVRDVATYENPIALSEGIEKVFVNGELAYVAGSADAANAKVQARAGRLLKRHVTQP, from the coding sequence ATGACACGTGCGACCCTGCTTGAAAGCGGGCTGGTGATTGACGGTACCGGTGCTGAAGGCTGGATTGGCGACGTTCTGCTGATGGACGGCCGTATTGCGGCGCTGGGCAAAAATCTCAGTGACCAGCTGCCCGAAGGCCTGAAGCCCGAAGAGGTGGCCCGTATCGATTGCACGGGCCTGGCCATCGCCCCGGGCTTTATCGATGTGCACACGCACGACGATGCGATCGTGCTCAAGCAGCCCGACATGCTGCCCAAGGTGTCGCAGGGCATCACCACCGTCATCACCGGCAACTGCGGCATTTCGCTGCTGCCTTTCATCGTCGACAACCCCGAACCCCCGCTGAATCTGCTCGGGGCCGATTCGTTTCGCTTTGACTCCGTTCAAAGCTATGAGCGCGCCATCATCCAGGCGCAGCCGGCAGTGAATGTCGCCGTGCTGATTGGCCACACCACCCTGCGCTTTGCCTGCATGGGCGACCTGACCCGCGCCGCCAGCGCCAGCGAGCTCGACGCCATGTGCGCGCTGCTCACGCAGTGCATGGAGAGCGGCGCCACCGGCATGTCGTCAGGCCTTTTTTACGAACCGGCCTTTGCCGCGCCGGCGCAGGAAGTGGTGCGCCTGGCCCAGGTGGTGTCGCGTTTCGGCGGGGTGTACAGCACCCACCTGCGCGATGAAATGGCGACCATCGTGGAAGCGCTGCACGAGGCGGGCGATACCGCTTTCAGCGCCGGCGTGCCGCTGATCGTGTCGCACCACAAATGCGCCGGGCCCGCCAACTGGGGTCGCACGCAGCAGACCCTGCCGCTGATTGAATCGCTCGCCCGCCGCCAGCCGGTGGCCATGGACGTCTACCCCTATGTGGCCGGCTCCACCGTGCTGCGTGAAGACCTGGTCGATGGCGTGATCGACGTGCTGGTGAGCTGGTCCACGCCGCACCCCGAAATGACGGGCCGCACGCTGGCCTCGATTGCGGCCGAGTGGGGCGTTGACCAGAAGGCGGTGTGCCGCCGCCTGCAGCCCGGAGGCGCCTGTTATTTCCAGATGCACGAAGACGACGTGCGGCGCGTCGTGGCCCACCCGCTGACCATGATCGGCTCGGACGGCTTGCCGCATGACCAGCATCCGCATCCGCGCCTGTGGGGCGCGTTTCCGCGCGTGCTGGCGCGCTACTGGCGCGAGGAGAAACTGTTTTCGCTGGAAACCGCCATCTACAAAATGACCGGCCTGTCGGCCCGCAATTTCCGCCTGCACCAGCGCGGCCAGCTGCAGCCCGGCTGGCATGCCGATGTAGTGGTGCTGGATCCGGCCCGCGTGCGCGACGTGGCCACCTACGAGAACCCGATCGCGCTGTCTGAAGGCATCGAGAAGGTGTTTGTCAACGGCGAACTGGCCTATGTGGCCGGCTCCGCCGATGCGGCCAACGCCAAGGTGCAGGCGCGCGCTGGCCGGTTGCTAAAACGGCACGTAACCCAGCCCTGA
- a CDS encoding BLUF domain-containing protein: protein MMQKPAPLHEVLFVSTIAPEAPISIVAQIAGKARIANKARDITGLLIFDGIRFCEQLEGLEEDTLALLERIRQDPRHTSIKLLHHGPLSERRFKSFSMGYAPVEDVEVLGRLEQLEGQAAVDAFVEILSTLDLDS from the coding sequence ATGATGCAAAAACCAGCCCCCTTGCACGAAGTTCTCTTCGTCAGCACCATCGCGCCCGAGGCGCCCATCAGCATCGTCGCGCAGATCGCGGGCAAAGCGCGCATTGCCAACAAGGCACGCGACATCACGGGGCTGCTCATTTTTGACGGCATCCGCTTTTGCGAGCAACTCGAAGGCCTTGAAGAAGACACTCTGGCGCTACTGGAGCGGATTCGCCAGGACCCGCGGCACACCAGTATCAAGTTGCTGCATCATGGTCCCCTGTCCGAACGCAGATTCAAGAGCTTCAGCATGGGTTACGCACCCGTGGAGGATGTCGAGGTGCTGGGCAGGCTGGAACAGCTGGAAGGGCAAGCCGCCGTTGATGCCTTTGTGGAAATTCTCTCCACGCTGGATCTTGATTCCTGA
- a CDS encoding DUF2917 domain-containing protein translates to MDHAIAHHSGNHYLPQATDAAAARAEGLPGCWKLGAGRVLTLHARQAGVLRIAHGRVWVTFNNAGDDLRVRAGDHFLSRGESLPLSAGEAVVMESFGVGHASSAYFNWEPAAAAHPVPAKATGWRAGVVQPLLDLRLALGLVGGAVGRLARGLAGGVAAAVEVALTGFAVVFLATRARGDLAERAFNAQSRDTRAHCSIN, encoded by the coding sequence ATGGACCACGCAATTGCTCATCATTCAGGCAACCACTACCTGCCCCAGGCGACCGATGCCGCGGCGGCCCGGGCTGAAGGACTGCCCGGCTGCTGGAAGCTGGGCGCGGGCCGCGTGCTGACCCTGCATGCCCGCCAGGCCGGCGTGCTGCGCATCGCGCACGGCCGGGTATGGGTGACCTTCAACAACGCCGGCGACGACCTGCGTGTGCGCGCCGGCGACCATTTTCTCAGCCGCGGTGAAAGCCTGCCACTGTCGGCTGGCGAGGCCGTGGTGATGGAATCTTTTGGCGTGGGGCATGCGTCGTCGGCCTACTTCAACTGGGAGCCCGCGGCGGCCGCCCACCCCGTGCCGGCGAAGGCCACAGGCTGGCGCGCGGGCGTGGTTCAGCCCCTGCTTGACTTGCGCCTGGCGCTCGGCCTGGTGGGCGGTGCGGTGGGCCGGCTGGCCCGTGGCCTGGCCGGCGGTGTGGCGGCGGCGGTCGAGGTTGCGCTGACCGGTTTTGCGGTGGTTTTTCTGGCGACCCGGGCCCGCGGTGATTTGGCAGAACGCGCTTTCAACGCGCAATCGAGAGACACCCGCGCCCACTGCAGCATCAACTGA
- a CDS encoding cyclic nucleotide-binding domain-containing protein codes for MASAPSPSSSCPPVCNACRLRQTGAFRYKTLSDGRRQILNFLLPGDLIGLQQKFSDGPIHGIEAVTDVTLCVFPPRWSLGAVSPISQPGL; via the coding sequence ATGGCCAGCGCGCCTTCACCCTCTTCAAGCTGCCCACCGGTTTGCAACGCCTGCCGCCTTCGCCAGACGGGGGCCTTTCGCTACAAGACCCTGAGTGACGGTCGCCGGCAGATCCTGAATTTTCTTTTGCCGGGCGATCTCATCGGTTTGCAGCAAAAATTTTCGGATGGCCCCATCCATGGCATTGAAGCGGTAACCGATGTGACATTGTGTGTGTTCCCCCCGCGATGGTCTTTGGGCGCTGTTTCGCCAATATCCCAGCCTGGGCTATGA
- a CDS encoding ABC transporter permease, whose translation MKIPLTLKKLFRRRIVLAAGICLLVVVAVALLANVITGYDPNETAVRERLSVPTVSHLMGTDELGRDLFARIAFGGRYSLTIAALTAMGAIVFGTLFGLVAGFFRRLDAPIMRVVDAMMSLPDILLAIALVAILGPSMLNVVLALVLVYSPRVARVVRASTLVVRELLFVEAARAVGVSTPRILWRHILPNLMSPILVQASFIFAYAILAEAALSFLGVGVPPEIPTWGTMVAGSQQYAHEALWIVLFPGLAIILTALSLQLLGDGVRDLLDPRLKKSL comes from the coding sequence ATGAAAATTCCGCTCACTCTCAAAAAACTGTTCCGGCGCCGCATCGTGCTGGCCGCCGGCATCTGCCTGCTGGTCGTGGTGGCGGTCGCCCTGCTGGCCAACGTGATCACGGGCTACGACCCGAATGAAACCGCGGTGCGCGAGCGCCTGTCGGTGCCGACGGTCAGCCATCTGATGGGCACCGACGAGCTGGGCCGCGACCTGTTTGCGCGCATTGCCTTCGGCGGCCGCTATTCGCTCACGATTGCCGCGCTGACCGCCATGGGCGCTATTGTGTTCGGCACGCTGTTCGGCCTGGTGGCGGGTTTTTTCCGGCGGCTGGACGCGCCCATCATGCGGGTCGTGGACGCCATGATGTCTTTGCCCGACATCCTGCTGGCCATTGCCCTGGTGGCCATTTTGGGCCCCTCCATGCTCAATGTGGTGCTGGCTCTGGTGCTGGTGTACTCGCCGCGCGTCGCCCGCGTGGTCCGCGCCTCGACGCTGGTCGTGCGTGAACTGCTGTTTGTCGAAGCGGCGCGGGCCGTGGGTGTGTCGACGCCCCGCATCCTGTGGCGCCACATCCTGCCCAACCTGATGTCGCCCATCCTGGTGCAGGCCTCGTTCATCTTTGCCTATGCCATTTTGGCGGAGGCCGCCCTGTCTTTCCTCGGTGTGGGTGTGCCGCCCGAGATTCCGACCTGGGGCACCATGGTGGCCGGCAGCCAGCAGTATGCGCATGAAGCGCTCTGGATCGTTTTATTTCCCGGCCTCGCCATCATCCTGACCGCGCTGTCGCTGCAGTTGCTGGGCGACGGTGTGCGCGACCTGCTGGATCCGCGGCTCAAGAAGTCGCTGTGA
- a CDS encoding LysR substrate-binding domain-containing protein — MLHSQTHLRSRPISAGQLRAFEAVARHLNFRAASEELALTQSAVSRQIQALEEDVGVSLFHRHTRAVELTGAGGTLLRAVTPSLERIDGAVRQIRQSAGRKSVALTTFASFASMWLIPRLEVFQRENPDIDIRIDASDVAVDLDVSDLDLALRYAPASHMPPHAIRLFGEQITPVISPWLLKSGPRLKKPDDLAHFTLIEAGDAHRTHFEWLTWRRWMDQHATPKLEAKRWLYFNYAYQMVQAALTGQGVVLARLPLIAESLASGDLVEPLPHLRMESPMAYWLIIGPRNVARPEVLAFCEWLKAQGAQTRKAIGDVPDADTVEK, encoded by the coding sequence ATGCTGCATTCGCAAACCCATTTACGCTCCCGGCCGATTTCAGCCGGCCAGCTGCGCGCCTTCGAGGCAGTCGCCCGCCACCTCAATTTCCGCGCCGCCTCCGAAGAGCTGGCGCTCACGCAGTCGGCCGTGAGCCGCCAGATCCAGGCGCTGGAAGAAGATGTCGGCGTCAGCCTGTTTCACCGTCACACCCGGGCGGTGGAGCTCACCGGTGCGGGCGGCACCCTGCTGCGGGCGGTCACACCGTCGCTGGAGCGCATTGACGGCGCGGTGCGGCAGATCCGCCAGAGCGCCGGGCGCAAAAGCGTTGCGCTCACCACCTTTGCGTCGTTTGCCTCGATGTGGCTGATTCCCCGGCTCGAGGTTTTTCAGCGCGAGAACCCCGACATCGACATCCGGATTGATGCGTCGGACGTGGCGGTGGACCTCGATGTTTCGGACCTGGACCTGGCTCTGCGCTATGCCCCGGCCAGCCACATGCCGCCGCACGCCATCCGCCTGTTTGGCGAGCAGATCACGCCGGTGATCAGCCCCTGGCTGCTCAAGAGCGGCCCGCGCCTGAAAAAGCCGGATGACCTGGCGCATTTCACCTTGATCGAAGCAGGCGACGCGCACCGCACGCACTTTGAATGGCTGACCTGGCGCCGCTGGATGGACCAACACGCCACACCCAAGCTGGAGGCCAAGCGCTGGCTTTACTTCAACTACGCCTACCAGATGGTGCAGGCGGCGCTGACGGGCCAGGGCGTGGTGCTGGCACGCCTGCCGCTGATTGCCGAAAGCCTGGCCTCGGGCGACCTGGTCGAGCCCCTGCCGCACCTGCGCATGGAGTCCCCCATGGCTTACTGGCTGATCATCGGCCCACGCAATGTGGCGCGCCCCGAAGTGCTGGCGTTCTGCGAGTGGCTCAAGGCGCAAGGCGCGCAGACCCGCAAGGCCATTGGCGATGTGCCCGACGCCGACACGGTGGAGAAGTAG
- a CDS encoding ABC transporter ATP-binding protein, translating into MSAPLIEVKNLHRYFGAPAKPVRAVDDVSFTIQPGETLGLVGESGSGKSTIGRTLLRLIESTSGQVLYRGEDLGAASSSRMRTLRSKLQMIFQDPYASLNPKMRVKDILGEALQVHGLAKGKAARERRIAELLALVGLRAEHADRYPHEFSGGQRQRIGVARALAVEPEFIVADEPLSALDVSIQAQVVNLLCDLRDRLSLTMLFISHDLDVVEYLCDRVVVLYLGRVMEVAPTAELFARPLHPYTQALLAASPKPDPEHKSERVALKGDIPSPVNPPSGCVFRTRCPHAIEACAGARPELRDMGQGRFKACIRDDIVINASLMAA; encoded by the coding sequence ATGAGTGCCCCGCTGATCGAAGTCAAGAACCTGCACCGCTATTTCGGTGCGCCGGCCAAACCCGTGCGCGCGGTGGACGATGTGTCCTTCACGATCCAGCCCGGTGAAACGCTGGGGCTGGTCGGTGAATCCGGGTCCGGCAAAAGCACCATAGGCCGCACCCTGCTGCGCCTGATCGAGAGCACGTCGGGCCAGGTGCTGTACCGGGGCGAAGACCTCGGGGCCGCCTCCAGCAGCCGCATGCGCACGCTGCGCAGCAAGCTGCAGATGATTTTTCAGGACCCCTACGCCAGCCTGAACCCCAAGATGCGCGTCAAGGACATCCTTGGGGAGGCGCTGCAGGTGCATGGCCTGGCCAAAGGCAAGGCGGCGCGCGAGCGGCGGATTGCCGAGTTGCTGGCCCTGGTCGGCCTGCGCGCCGAACACGCCGACCGTTACCCGCATGAGTTCTCCGGCGGCCAGCGCCAGCGTATCGGCGTGGCGCGCGCCCTGGCCGTCGAGCCTGAATTCATCGTGGCCGACGAGCCCCTGTCCGCGCTGGACGTGTCCATCCAGGCGCAGGTGGTCAACCTGCTGTGCGACCTGCGCGACCGGCTCTCGCTGACCATGCTGTTCATCTCGCATGACCTGGACGTGGTGGAGTATTTGTGCGACCGCGTGGTGGTGCTGTACCTCGGCCGCGTGATGGAAGTGGCGCCCACCGCCGAGCTGTTCGCGCGGCCGCTGCATCCCTACACGCAGGCGCTGCTGGCTGCCTCGCCCAAGCCCGATCCGGAGCACAAGAGCGAGCGCGTCGCGCTCAAGGGCGACATTCCCAGCCCCGTGAATCCGCCTTCCGGCTGCGTGTTCCGTACCCGCTGCCCGCACGCAATCGAGGCTTGCGCGGGCGCCCGCCCCGAGTTGCGCGACATGGGGCAGGGCCGCTTCAAGGCCTGCATCCGCGACGACATCGTTATCAACGCATCGTTGATGGCCGCCTGA
- a CDS encoding MBL fold metallo-hydrolase produces the protein MSKAFASQSDLTDKTITFEQLSAHCWAYTAEGDPNSGVIIGDKFIMVSDATATPAMAQDLIARIRTISDKPIKYVLLTHYHAVRVLGASAYFAEGATEVIASQGTCELIAERGAQDMQSEMERFPRLFRNAESVPGLTWPTLVIAGGNPAKGEVPGRLVLDLGGVKVQIWHPGPGHTRGDTIAWVEEEKVLFSGDLVEYEAGVYTGDAQLEEWPATLEALRALKAEAIVPGRGEAMKGAANVNKALDYTRRWVETLYQAGKEAAAAGMDLKAAMDHTRRSMDPVFGHVFIYEHCLPFDVSRAFDEASGIKNPRIWTAERDREMWAALQG, from the coding sequence ATGTCCAAAGCCTTCGCCTCGCAGTCCGACCTGACGGACAAGACCATCACCTTTGAGCAGCTCAGCGCCCACTGCTGGGCCTACACCGCCGAGGGCGACCCGAACTCGGGCGTGATCATCGGCGACAAATTCATCATGGTGAGCGACGCCACGGCCACGCCCGCCATGGCGCAGGACCTGATCGCGCGCATCCGCACCATCAGCGACAAACCCATCAAGTACGTGCTGCTGACGCACTACCACGCCGTCCGCGTGCTGGGCGCCAGCGCCTACTTTGCCGAAGGCGCGACTGAAGTGATCGCGAGCCAGGGCACCTGTGAGCTGATTGCTGAGCGCGGCGCGCAGGACATGCAAAGCGAGATGGAGCGCTTTCCGCGCCTCTTTCGCAACGCCGAGAGCGTGCCCGGCCTGACCTGGCCCACCCTGGTCATTGCCGGCGGCAACCCCGCCAAAGGGGAGGTGCCGGGCAGGCTGGTGCTGGACCTCGGCGGCGTCAAGGTGCAGATCTGGCACCCGGGCCCGGGCCACACGCGCGGCGACACCATCGCCTGGGTCGAAGAAGAAAAAGTGCTGTTCTCGGGCGACCTGGTCGAATACGAAGCCGGCGTGTACACCGGCGATGCGCAGCTGGAGGAATGGCCCGCCACACTCGAGGCCCTGCGTGCGCTGAAGGCCGAGGCCATCGTGCCCGGCCGCGGCGAGGCGATGAAGGGCGCCGCCAACGTCAACAAGGCGCTGGACTACACCAGGCGCTGGGTCGAGACCCTCTATCAGGCGGGCAAGGAGGCCGCCGCTGCCGGCATGGACCTGAAAGCGGCGATGGACCACACCCGCAGGAGCATGGACCCGGTGTTTGGCCACGTATTCATTTACGAACACTGCCTGCCGTTTGATGTGAGCCGCGCCTTTGATGAAGCCAGCGGCATCAAGAACCCGCGCATCTGGACGGCCGAGCGGGACAGGGAGATGTGGGCTGCGCTGCAGGGGTGA